In the genome of Halapricum salinum, one region contains:
- a CDS encoding DUF5789 family protein, whose amino-acid sequence MADDKSGRDKQARDAERRQQEREIATELERGDETEPSVDPATLTDFEGELDELTFPATGTDVVAAVGDHELESVEGSYAIEELVPESDEETFDSPDAVRVQVRRPTVAAAMKRIVEASTTLRSTDLSWTQRKAYEMTFEELEAIDADDDDEGIRVIRDWITDRIHDEERLPSSREVRREAAKFCRANGYQVRNDEWLGI is encoded by the coding sequence ATGGCAGACGACAAGAGTGGTCGAGACAAGCAAGCACGAGACGCTGAGAGACGCCAGCAAGAGCGTGAGATTGCCACAGAACTGGAGCGCGGCGACGAGACTGAGCCATCGGTAGACCCGGCGACACTCACGGATTTCGAGGGGGAACTCGATGAACTGACCTTCCCGGCGACGGGGACCGATGTCGTCGCAGCGGTCGGCGATCACGAGCTCGAATCGGTCGAAGGGAGCTACGCTATTGAGGAACTAGTCCCAGAGAGCGACGAGGAGACGTTCGACTCACCAGACGCTGTCCGCGTGCAGGTACGACGGCCGACAGTTGCCGCGGCGATGAAACGGATCGTGGAAGCCAGCACGACCCTTCGGAGTACGGATCTCAGTTGGACACAGCGAAAAGCGTACGAGATGACCTTCGAGGAACTCGAAGCGATCGACGCCGATGACGACGACGAAGGGATTCGAGTTATCCGCGATTGGATCACCGACCGAATCCACGACGAGGAACGGCTCCCGTCGTCTCGGGAGGTACGTCGAGAAGCGGCGAAGTTCTGTCGGGCGAACGGCTATCAGGTCCGAAACGACGAGTGGCTCGGAATATAG
- a CDS encoding CBS domain-containing protein, translated as MDISTILSTKFTEFDIGAPLSKVAGAFENHELDAVVVTDGDTYRGVLSRRQLASSSNQPSAKVGSQAQHVPTVERTADVREVARLMIGSGVKTLPVLDDGRVVGVVTGDSVLAAVQSFLGGVTVADAYSEQLVSATPETTVGKALNTLREGRIAHLPVIDDGEAVGMVSLYDVVEFTTRGGTKSQGGSPGDFGNRGGGARHGGFGAREGDADRMLDIPVTNLMSDTVETVRLSASLEHVVETMFDREISSLVVLADSGDEPVGMITKTDVLEALTWEQDDRNAVQVFGLDLLEGMDYDQVSALMENMASKYGAMDVIKASIELHEHKEQSRGVPLVLARIRLVTDRGYFTADGEGYGAAHALRLAANKVERQILKGKTYGQSKKRPENREQEALYGWWLGG; from the coding sequence ATGGACATCTCTACAATTCTCTCGACGAAGTTCACCGAGTTCGATATCGGGGCCCCGCTCTCGAAAGTCGCGGGCGCGTTCGAGAATCACGAACTGGATGCCGTCGTCGTCACAGACGGAGACACGTATCGAGGGGTTCTCAGCCGCCGACAACTAGCCTCGTCGTCTAACCAGCCCTCGGCAAAAGTCGGGTCACAGGCACAGCACGTCCCGACAGTCGAGCGGACCGCAGACGTCCGGGAAGTTGCTCGACTCATGATAGGCAGCGGCGTGAAGACACTGCCCGTGTTGGACGACGGGCGTGTCGTCGGGGTCGTGACTGGCGACAGCGTCCTCGCGGCGGTGCAATCGTTTCTCGGCGGCGTGACGGTCGCAGACGCCTACAGCGAGCAACTCGTTAGCGCGACTCCGGAGACGACCGTCGGCAAAGCCCTCAATACACTCCGGGAGGGCCGAATCGCCCACCTCCCTGTCATCGACGACGGCGAAGCCGTCGGGATGGTGAGCCTGTACGACGTCGTCGAGTTCACCACGCGAGGTGGAACCAAGAGTCAGGGTGGCTCACCGGGAGACTTCGGCAATCGGGGTGGCGGTGCGCGCCACGGTGGCTTCGGTGCGCGCGAGGGCGATGCCGACCGTATGCTCGATATACCAGTGACAAACCTGATGTCCGACACCGTCGAGACGGTTCGGCTGAGTGCGTCCCTCGAACACGTCGTCGAGACGATGTTCGACCGCGAAATCTCCTCGCTGGTCGTGCTCGCTGATTCTGGTGACGAGCCCGTCGGTATGATTACGAAAACAGACGTGCTGGAGGCGCTCACATGGGAACAGGACGACCGCAACGCTGTGCAAGTGTTCGGCCTCGACCTGCTGGAGGGCATGGACTACGACCAGGTCTCGGCCCTCATGGAGAATATGGCCTCGAAGTACGGGGCGATGGACGTTATCAAAGCCAGCATCGAACTCCACGAACACAAAGAACAATCGCGCGGTGTGCCGCTGGTACTCGCGCGGATTCGGCTGGTGACCGACCGTGGCTATTTCACGGCCGACGGGGAAGGCTACGGTGCGGCCCACGCTCTCAGGCTGGCCGCGAACAAGGTCGAGCGCCAGATACTCAAGGGCAAGACGTACGGACAGTCCAAAAAGCGTCCCGAGAACCGAGAGCAGGAAGCCCTCTACGGGTGGTGGCTCGGCGGATGA
- a CDS encoding DUF1328 domain-containing protein — protein sequence MVVPHTLVSVRAAPLQTGGNFIELAVLFLILALVAAVLGARGVAGISMEIAKWLVIIFVVLAIVTFIL from the coding sequence ATGGTAGTTCCACATACCCTGGTTTCGGTCCGAGCCGCGCCGTTGCAGACCGGCGGAAATTTCATCGAGCTTGCTGTCCTCTTTTTGATACTCGCGCTCGTCGCAGCGGTGCTCGGCGCTCGCGGTGTCGCAGGCATCAGTATGGAGATCGCAAAATGGCTCGTCATCATCTTCGTCGTGCTTGCCATCGTCACGTTCATTCTGTAG
- a CDS encoding DUF3368 domain-containing protein, protein MPSSALVVSDTSPLLNLALIDRLDLLRAQFPEIVVPRQVWDELTEGEEGLEALRELRDDTLLDIVEVERSDLFVEIVHELDLGETAAICYAVEHAADLVLLDERDGRRVARRHDLDVTGVIGVLLRAAKTGELDLENELDALREAGFWISDDLYSRVLSKADE, encoded by the coding sequence ATGCCGAGTAGCGCGCTCGTCGTCTCGGATACGTCCCCTCTTCTTAATCTTGCGCTCATCGACCGCCTGGACCTTCTCCGAGCGCAGTTTCCCGAGATTGTCGTCCCTCGCCAAGTCTGGGACGAACTCACTGAGGGGGAGGAAGGTCTGGAAGCGCTGCGGGAGTTGCGCGATGACACCCTCTTGGACATCGTCGAGGTGGAGCGCTCGGACCTGTTTGTCGAAATCGTTCACGAACTCGACCTCGGGGAGACAGCGGCGATCTGCTACGCAGTCGAACACGCCGCCGATCTCGTTTTGCTCGACGAACGGGACGGCCGACGCGTGGCTCGAAGACACGACCTTGATGTCACTGGGGTCATCGGCGTTCTGCTCCGCGCAGCGAAGACTGGTGAGCTGGACCTTGAGAATGAACTTGATGCCCTGCGCGAAGCCGGGTTCTGGATTTCCGACGACCTCTATTCACGAGTTCTCTCCAAGGCAGACGAATAG
- a CDS encoding UPF0175 family protein, with protein MATIEIDDDVYEALQLPEGERSPALKRELAVSLYARDVLSFGKARALAELSKREFHELLGEREITRHYGEQELEEDLDYAE; from the coding sequence ATGGCGACGATCGAGATCGACGACGACGTTTACGAGGCGCTCCAACTTCCGGAAGGGGAGCGGTCGCCAGCGTTGAAGCGGGAGTTAGCGGTCTCACTGTACGCCCGTGATGTGCTCTCGTTCGGGAAGGCGCGCGCGTTGGCGGAATTGTCGAAACGAGAGTTTCACGAACTCCTCGGCGAGCGTGAAATCACTCGCCACTACGGCGAACAGGAACTCGAAGAAGACCTCGACTATGCCGAGTAG
- a CDS encoding NAD(P)/FAD-dependent oxidoreductase, with the protein MHQVDVAIVGGGPAGSSAAKAAADGDADALVIEKGVPRSDRDHLGPDSTDAAGMLDYWVDIMDYEPEEIPEDIILSDLEGAYFGGPSESATVKNTQIESSWDGFGFAFQRARFDDWLREEAEAAGASYEVGTNVTDVESTRDGRSYTHRLTLADGEEIEADALVLADGPQRTVTLNAVDQFMPSGRSISSLLGPKTANHIAYQEHRKIPEELFDPELLKFWWGVIPGHTAYPWIFPNDDNVARVGLTMPIGMDLDAVANRDAYTLLQPDDEQIPPGRVYIRRLLEWLYPDYDLEDFPLVEDRGKQKGTEAYPISSTQPIESPTQANVAVVGGAMGATSAFHEGGDHVAVRTGKIAGRLAASGDMQRYNPEWKDAIGDEIIRNVSLAERARDMGPADWDEVFRTVRRMVEFEGTRGRQAFRAGWSGMSLLGRYLWTRRKFRKHGYVQLRESEYAL; encoded by the coding sequence ATGCACCAAGTCGACGTTGCGATCGTCGGTGGCGGGCCGGCGGGTAGTTCCGCCGCGAAAGCCGCTGCCGACGGCGATGCGGATGCGCTCGTCATCGAGAAGGGGGTTCCGCGCTCGGACCGCGACCATCTCGGCCCCGACTCGACCGACGCTGCTGGTATGCTCGATTACTGGGTCGACATCATGGACTACGAACCCGAGGAGATTCCCGAGGACATCATCCTCAGCGACCTCGAAGGGGCGTATTTCGGCGGCCCCTCTGAGTCTGCGACGGTCAAGAACACCCAGATCGAATCGTCGTGGGACGGCTTCGGCTTCGCCTTCCAGCGGGCCCGTTTCGACGACTGGCTCCGCGAAGAGGCCGAAGCTGCCGGTGCCTCTTACGAGGTCGGAACGAACGTCACCGACGTCGAATCGACGCGCGACGGCCGTTCGTATACCCACCGCCTGACCCTCGCGGACGGCGAGGAGATCGAAGCCGACGCGCTCGTGCTGGCGGACGGCCCCCAGCGTACAGTCACGTTGAACGCCGTCGACCAGTTCATGCCGAGCGGGCGGTCGATTTCGTCACTTCTGGGACCGAAGACGGCGAATCACATCGCCTACCAGGAACATCGCAAGATCCCCGAAGAGTTGTTCGACCCCGAGTTGCTCAAATTCTGGTGGGGCGTCATCCCCGGACACACTGCGTATCCGTGGATCTTCCCGAACGACGACAACGTCGCACGGGTCGGCCTGACGATGCCCATCGGAATGGATCTCGACGCCGTCGCGAATCGAGACGCCTACACACTCCTGCAGCCCGACGACGAACAGATCCCGCCCGGGCGGGTCTACATCCGGCGGCTGCTGGAGTGGCTCTACCCGGACTACGACCTCGAAGACTTCCCGCTGGTCGAAGATCGAGGGAAACAGAAGGGGACCGAAGCCTATCCGATCTCCTCGACGCAACCGATCGAATCACCGACGCAGGCCAACGTCGCCGTCGTCGGCGGCGCGATGGGCGCGACCTCTGCGTTCCACGAAGGCGGCGACCACGTCGCCGTTCGGACGGGAAAGATTGCTGGCCGACTGGCCGCCAGCGGCGATATGCAGCGGTACAACCCCGAGTGGAAAGACGCGATCGGCGACGAGATTATCCGAAACGTCTCCCTCGCCGAGAGGGCCCGCGACATGGGGCCAGCGGACTGGGACGAGGTCTTCCGGACAGTGAGGCGGATGGTCGAGTTCGAAGGGACACGGGGCCGGCAGGCGTTCCGTGCAGGCTGGAGTGGGATGTCGCTCCTTGGGCGATACCTGTGGACCAGGCGCAAATTCCGGAAACACGGGTACGTCCAGTTGCGTGAGTCGGAGTACGCGCTCTGA